A genome region from Bacteroides stercoris ATCC 43183 includes the following:
- a CDS encoding efflux RND transporter periplasmic adaptor subunit yields MKRIYWILTSISLYSLLSCSNGAKDTREYQTVKTDTVVSAGGQTSLQYPGKVKAAQDISLAFRVSGTIQKIYVKDGARVQAGQLLAELDPTDYQVQLDATEAEYKQIKAEAERVMALYKDNGTTPNANDKAVYGLKQITAKYRHHKDQLGYTRLYAPFSGYIQKRLFEAHETVGAGMPVLSMISNSAPEVEINLPAAEYIRREQFDRYRCTFDIYPEQTYELKLISVTPKANANQLYTMRLQLVTDNRPVPSPGMNTMVTILCNNDSSRNLSVPGSAVLQKDGKACVFVYNPSDSKVHSREVTLVRLLSNGRSIIASDGLQPGDQVVSAGIHHIKDGETVTPLPAASDTNIGGLL; encoded by the coding sequence ATGAAACGAATTTATTGGATTTTAACAAGCATCTCACTCTACTCGCTGTTATCCTGTAGCAACGGAGCTAAAGACACGCGAGAATACCAGACCGTAAAAACAGATACGGTTGTCTCCGCCGGCGGGCAAACCAGCCTGCAATATCCCGGAAAAGTAAAAGCGGCACAAGACATCAGCCTCGCATTCAGAGTGAGCGGCACGATACAGAAGATATATGTAAAGGACGGCGCCCGCGTGCAGGCAGGACAGCTGCTTGCCGAACTGGACCCTACAGACTACCAGGTGCAACTGGACGCCACCGAGGCCGAATACAAACAGATTAAGGCAGAGGCGGAACGCGTAATGGCGCTTTACAAAGACAACGGAACCACGCCCAATGCCAACGACAAGGCCGTGTACGGACTGAAACAAATCACCGCCAAATACCGGCATCACAAAGACCAGTTGGGCTACACCCGCCTTTACGCCCCTTTCAGCGGCTATATACAGAAAAGGCTGTTTGAAGCGCACGAAACGGTGGGAGCCGGAATGCCTGTCCTGTCCATGATAAGCAACAGCGCCCCGGAAGTGGAAATAAACCTTCCGGCAGCCGAATACATCCGACGCGAGCAATTTGACCGATACCGCTGTACGTTCGACATTTATCCGGAACAGACCTATGAGCTGAAACTCATCAGCGTCACCCCCAAAGCAAATGCGAACCAGCTCTACACCATGCGCCTGCAACTGGTTACAGACAACCGCCCCGTTCCTTCTCCGGGCATGAACACCATGGTTACCATCCTTTGCAACAATGACAGTTCACGCAACCTCTCCGTACCCGGCAGCGCTGTCCTGCAAAAAGACGGCAAAGCCTGCGTATTCGTATACAACCCGTCCGACAGCAAAGTACACAGCCGCGAAGTAACCCTCGTACGCCTGCTGAGCAACGGACGCAGCATCATCGCTTCCGACGGGCTGCAACCCGGCGACCAAGTGGTGTCGGCAGGAATACATCACATAAAGGATGGAGAAACCGTGACTCCTCTGCCTGCTGCCAGCGACACAAACATCGGCGGACTGTTATAG